Proteins from a genomic interval of Gadus morhua chromosome 21, gadMor3.0, whole genome shotgun sequence:
- the kidins220b gene encoding kinase D-interacting substrate of 220 kDa B isoform X5, with protein sequence MDTTTSIKMTTLAIQNLFSYVEEENLGALKSHLDRFKEVDGRSDNGQTPLMLASEQGSLEIVQELIRRGANVNLDDVDCWSALISGAKEGHLEVVKELLENSAYLEHRDMGGWTALMWAAYKGRVEVCELLLENGANPNTTGQQYSVYPIIWAAGRGHADIVKLLLDNGAKVNCSDKYGTTPLIWASRKGHFESVMHLLENGADVDQEGANSMTALIVGVKGGFSEVVKELLKRNPNVNMTDKDGNTALMIAAKEGHTEIVQDLLDAGTYVNIPDRSGDTVLIGAVRGGHVEIVKALLQKYADIDIRGQENKTALYWAVEKGNATMVRDILQCNPDTENCTKDGETPLIKATKMRNIDIVELLLDKGAKVSAVDKKGDTPLHIAIRGRSRRLAELLLRNPKDGRLLYRPNKAGETPYNIDCSHQKSILTQIFGARHLSPSECDGDMLGYDLYSSALADILSEPTMQPPICVGLYAQWGSGKSFLLKKLEDEMKTFAGQQVEPLFQFSWLVVFLSLLLCASVALVLGFTVDPKLAMAVSLSLLALLYLFFVVVYFGGRREGENWTWAWVLSTRLARHLGYLELLLKLMFVTPPDLPEQSTRALPVRFLFTDYNRLSSVGGETSMAEMIATLSDACEAEFGFLAARLFRVFKTEDTQGKGKQRWKRTCCVPSFVLFLLVLACLITGLALLAVFRLQPDHQTVNAVLVAVASLVGLALLLNVRTWWQVSDSVLHSQRKRLHGAANNLAKLKSEGFMKVLKSEVELMARMAKSIDSFTQNQTRLAVIIDGLDSCEQDKVLQMLDTVRVLFSKGPFISIFASDPHIIIKAINQNLSSVLRDSNINGHDYMRNIVHLPVFLNSRGLSSARKLGPGPGARDPAAPADGWHEELDRKLSQHSLGELSKFGSKTTLNRRDTYRRRQVQRSVTRQMSFDLSKLLVTEDWFSDISPQTMRRLLNIVSVTGRLLRANQITFNWDRLASWINLTEQWPYRTSWLILLLEETDGVPDTTTLKAIYDRISKGIPTTKDVEPLLEIDADVRSFEVFLSSRTPVLSARDIKTFLPCTINLDPKLREIISDVRAAREQMNLSAATYPSMQQEAQVRPTSMYSQPSTACSPSASFVGGGGGETHSSYYSGLAGPQHPFYNRDRPLQGLLLRTSV encoded by the exons AtggacaccaccacctccatcaagaTGACCACGCTGGCCATCCAGAACCTGTTCAGCtacgtggaggaggagaacctgggGGCACTGAAGTCCCACCTGGACCGCTTCAAGGAGGTGGACGGCCGCAGCGAC AATGGTCAGACTCCCCTGATGTTGGCCTCTGAGCAAGGCAGCCTGGAGATCGTTCAGGAGCTGATCAGGAGGGGAGCCAACGTCAACCTGGACGACGTg gacTGCTGGTCCGCTTTGATCTCAGGCGCCAAGGAGGGGCACCTGGAGGTGGTCAAGGAGCTGCTGGAGAACAGCGCCTACCTGGAGCACAGAGACATG GGTGGCTGGACAGCCCTTATGTGGGCTGCCTATAAAGGTCGCGTGGAGGTCTGCGAGCTTCTACTGGAGAATGGAGCCAACCCCAACACAACaggacag cagtACAGTGTGTATCCTATCATCTGGGCGGCGGGGCGCGGCCACGCCGACATCGTCAAGCTGCTCCTCGACAACGGAGCCAAGGTCAACTGCTCCGACAAG tacGGCACCACCCCTCTGATCTGGGCCTCCAGGAAGGGTCACTTCGAGAGTGTGATGCACCTGCTGGAGAACGGAGCGGATGTCGACCAGGAGGGGGCG AACTCGATGACGGCCCTGATcgtgggggtgaaggggggcttctcggaggtggtgaaggagctgctgaagaggaaccccaacgTCAACATGACGGACAAGGACGGCAACACCGCGCTGATGATCGCCGCCAAGGAGGGCCACACCGAGATCGTCCAGGACCTGCTGGACGCCGGCACCTACGTCAACATCCCCGACCGG AGCGGGGACACAGTTCTGATCGGAGCCGTGCGGGGCGGACACGTGGAGATCGTCAAAGCTCTGCTGCAGAAGTACGCTGACATCGACATCAGAGGACAG GAGAACAAGACGGCGCTGTACTGGGCGGTGGAGAAGGGGAACGCCACCATGGTCCGAGACATCCTGCAGTGCAACCCCGACACAGAGAACTGCACCAAG gatgGAGAGACTCCTCTGATCAAAGCCACTAAGATGAGGAACATCGACATTGTTGAGCTGCTGCTGGATAAAGGAGCCAAGGTTTCAGCAGTGGACAAA AAAGGAGACACGCCCCTCCACATCGCCATCCGGGGGCGGAGCCGGCGGCTGGCCGAGCTGCTGCTGAGGAACCCCAAAGATGGCCGCCTGCTGTACCGGCCCAACAAGGCGGGAGAGACGCCGTACAACATCGACTGCAGCCACCAGAAGAGCATCCTCACGCAGATCTTTGGAGCGC gccaCCTGTCCCCCTCTGAGTGCGACGGGGACATGCTAGGCTACGACCTGTACAGCAGCGCGCTGGCAGACATCCTGAGCGAGCCCACCATGCAGCCGCCCATCTGCGTGGGGCTGTACGCCCAGTGGGGCAGCGGCAAGTCCTTCCTGCTCAAGAAGCTGGAGG acGAGATGAAGACCTTTGCTGGCCAGCAGGTGGAGCCCCTGTTCCAGTTCTCGTGGCTGGtggtgttcctctctctcctgctgtgcgcCTCGGTCGCCCTGGTGCTGGGCTTCACCGTGGACCCTAAGCTGGCCATGGCCGTGTCCCTCAGCCTGCTGGCCCTGCTCTACCTCTTCTtcg TGGTGGTGTACTTCGGCGGGCGGCGCGAGGGGGAGAACTGGACGTGGGCCTGGGTGCTAAGCACCCGTCTGGCCCGTCACCTTGGTtacctggagctgctgctgaagCTGATGTTCGTCACGCCGCCGGACCTGCCGGAGCAGAGCACCCGGGCACTTCCTGTCAG GTTCCTGTTCACCGACTACAACCGTCTGTCCAGCGTGGGCGGGGAGACCTCCATGGCGGAGATGATCGCCACGCTGTCCGACGCCTGCGAGGCCGAGTTCGGCTTCCTGGCCGCCCGACTCTTCAGGGTCTTCAAGACGGAGGACACCCAGGGGAAAG GTAAGCAGCGGTGGAAGCGGACCTGCTGCGTGCCGTCCTTCGTGCTCTTCCTTCTGGTGCTGGCCTGCCTGATCACGGGGCTGGCGCTGCTGGCCGTGTTCCGGCTGCAGCCCGACCACCAGACGGTGAACGCTGTGCTGGTGGCGGTGGCCAGCCTGGTGGGCCTGGCCCTGCTGCTCAACGTGCGCACCTGGTGGCAGGTGAGCGACTCGGTGCTGCACTCGCAGAGGAAGAGGCTGCACGGCGCCGCCAACAACCTCGCCAAGCTCAAGAGCGAGGGCTTCATGAAG GTGCTGAAGAGCGAGGTGGAGCTGATGGCCCGCATGGCGAAGAGCATCGACAGCTTCACCCAGAACCAGACCCGCCTGGCCGTCATCATCGACGGCCTGGACTCCTGCGAGCAGGACAAGGTGCTGCAGATGTTGGACACG gtgaGGGTCCTCTTCTCCAAGGGCCCGTTCATCTCCATCTTCGCCAGCGACCCCCACATCATCATCAAGGCCATCAACCAGAACCTGAGCAGCGTGCTGCGCGACTCCAACATCAACGGCCACGACTACATGAGGAACATCGTGCACCTGCCCGTCTTCCTGAACAGCCGGGGGCTCAGCTCCGCCCGCAAGCTGGGCCCCGGCCCCGGAGCCCGGGACCCCGCCGCCCCCGCAGACG gctggcACGAGGAGCTGGACAGGAAGTTGTCTCAACACAGTCTGGGAGAACTCTCCAAGTTCGGCAGCAAGACCACCTTGAACCGCCGG GACACGTACCGGCGGCGGCAGGTGCAGCGCTCGGTGACGCGGCAGATGTCCTTCGACCTCAGCAAGCTGCTGGTGACCGAGGACTGGTTCAGCGACATCAGCCCCCAGACCATGAGGAGGCTGCTGAACATCGTCTCTGTTAcag GCCGTCTGCTGagagccaatcagatcacgtttAACTGGGACCGGCTGGCGTCGTGGATCAACCTGACGGAGCAGTGGCCGTACCGCACCTCCTGGCTCAtcctgctgctggaggagacggACGGAGTGCccgacaccaccaccctcaAGGCCATCTACGACAG GATCTCCAAGGGCATCCCGACCACCAAGGACGTGGAGCCGCTGCTGGAGATCGACGCCGACGTGCGGAGCTTCGAGGTCTTCCTGTCCTCGCGCACGCCCGTGCTCTCGGCCCGCGACATCAAGACCTTCCTGCCCTGCACCATCAACCTGGACCCCAAGCTCAGGGAGATCAtctcag acgtGCGTGCGGCCCGGGAGCAGATGAACCTGAGT